CACTGGGTTCGGACAAATGCTGCGTAGTGTGTTCAGTTGTGGAAGCTGTGGTGTTATCCCAAAGCAGTAACTAATTTGTTAGAATGCAGGCCCACTCAGACAGGCCCTTTGTATGAGACAAGTAGGGGGTACGGTGGAGAATGGAAAACCACAGGCTCGCAACCACCAGCAACCAGCCTTTTTTATgtcctgaataaaaaaaaataaaaaaaacggAGCTGTTTTCctccacactctctctctctctctcggcaCTCGTTCTCACTTGCACTGTTGCTAGTCTCCCTTGACTACTAAAACCAGTCGGATGTCTGAAATGTTTTCGCCTTCATTTTCACTTGAAGCTGGCtgagcaagagaaagagaaatagtCAGTTTTTAGGTTTGCGACAGAGTGGAAATAATTAGCAAGGCTCCATTTCCAAATAATGTTATTTTCCCCCATTAAAATAAAGATCCTTGCTTAGATCATCTTTTAGGCTTTTGTCCCTCATAATTTTTCAGAATCAAACTTTCAACGATAGTCTATTTGTTCATGAGTTCTcctttcatccattttttttttagagggtTTTCTCTCTAGAACAATAAAATACCACAAGTGTTCGTATTTTCTCTTGATCTTGGATGGCCGACCTGTGAAATTCTTCATTAATGCTGTTTTGACTCTGTCAATGTGTGTGGACTGGGTCGTTGCATGTAGACGGCCAAACTAACATGCAGGACACCCGAGCAGTGTCATCAACCAGAGCTGTTTCGTGTCATTAACAACGATCTTCTTTCCCACCATTTATGAGTCTAATATTGTTTTCaaggatgttaaaaaaaaaaagagtcctgtctccaactctgtgtgtgtgtctgtacggCTGCCTCGAATGGCCTTCAAGCATGTTTTTAATATCATCGTCACCAGTTGTCTTGATTGTTGATCTTTGTCAGTCGAATATGAAGGTCTCTGAGTATGACAAATGATTCTTAATggaccttttttaaaatgtgaaaaaacaagGAGATGGGAACCATTTTTTAAACAGGAAAGAAATCCAAAACTTAAAATCTGTGCATAGTCTACTGAACGGTAGATGTGACTTCCAAGAACATGCACTCATCATCAGGCCATGAGGTATTTCACGGTCTATTTATCTTGAACTTTAGAAGTGGTTCCCTTCTACTTgattttcttgctttctctATTTTAGTTTGGTCACTGACCCTCACTCCATCTTTTGTCCTGTGCGATTCCCTCATCCCAGGCCGACGAGCGGTACCGTAAGAACATTCAGGGCTCCCCTCAGACTGCCCCTCCTCCCAAGCAGCCCCCTTTGCCTCCCCGCTCCTCTGAACCGTTCTCCAATGGCGGCTCCTCCGAGGCCTCCGCCATGCACCGACCCATGGAGCCTCAGGTAACGCCTTCCTCCTTCCTCGtccctttcctctttctcctgtcGCTCTCTTCCTCACCTTCCTCACAGCTGGATTCGTGTATTCACACAAAGAGCGAAGCAACAGCAGGGACAGTTCTGGGTCGGAAGGGTGCTATCATGTATCTGGATGTGTCCGCCAAATATCTGCAAGCACCAGCTGCTGCGAAAgaaattagattagatttagattacttttgagtttttaaaaattcaatgaGAGGATTTTATATTGACTGTATCTCACTTCAGTGCAGTGGGTTGAAGTGCAGTTAATATATCTGAATCCTAAGTCATTTTAAAACTATCTGGACTAGCACCATATAGTTTTGAAGCCCTCTGggtaagaagaagaaaatagtgtgttattgtgtgtttggATGAATTTTCTCACTGTGACACCTTTTCGATTTCTCCAGTTGTTTTCTGGCAGTTGACTCTCACAAGAAGTCACCATTATAGGTATTTCAGACGGTAGCATCAATAGTAAAGCGGGATAGATCCGGCTCCTCATCAGCCCCACCCTGCTCCTATTAATGGTTTTACACCAACAGCAGTTTATCATCTATGTGTCATGTTGTTCAATGTGTCACCTTTGTTTAGTTTTCTTTCCACTGAGCAAATTGACCTATTATTTACTCTCTGCAAGGAGTGCATACTCAAACACAAGTGAGTAAGAAGTGCAATTATATACTGAACACCAGTCTGTACTGTAGATCCGGAGCTGAGTAATTTAAAACCGTCACCACAGAGGAAAATGCGTCTGTATGTGTGCTTTTACAGACTAAGTCAACAATCCAAGAACAGACTAATCCATAAATTATCCAATTTCTACTTAATGTCACTTAAATCCTACCAttggtttttatatttttgcaaaGCAGCACCTACAACTAGAATAACTTAATTATACAAAATAGTCACTTGAAGCATTTGCATCAATCTGAAACCAAGACAATCAACAATCATCGTTTTGTGTCGTGCTTTGTCtgctgtatgcatgtgtatatcTAAATGCATGTATGTGAAAAGCCACACACATCTTCCCTCATGTCTCACTGTGTTGTCTGCTTGTttcacctcccctcctccttcctccctcctccctcctcctcttcctcttgtccccccctcctccctccctaaAAAGGTCCAGTGGTCCCACCTGGCCGCTCTAAAGAGCAGCAACAGCGCcgccccctctcctcctcctccgcccgTGGTCTCTCGCTCCCAGTCCTTCAGCGAGCCCGGCGGCGTGACCTCTAGCTTTGCACAACTCCACCTGCGTTCCCAGGAcccccaccatcaccaccaccatcaccacccatCGCCCGCACGCACTGACCCCCAGCCCCAACTTCCCCTCCACCACCCTCAGGCTCAGCCTCGGGCCGAACACCAGGCCAGCAGCGAGGAAGTGCCTCCAAAGGTAAGGAGCTGACCCTCCCCTGATTCCCTCCCTTCCCTCGACTCTCCCTTCCCTCATTCACTTCTTGTCATGCAAGCCACTTCTCTTATCATGCTGTCTGTCTGCGTTTGCCTTGCTGTGTTCAGTCTCATTTGTTGATCAACATTGAACACTGATGCCAAATGCAACTATATATATAAGTTATATAAGTTGTATTAAAACCATTTCTGGGCCCACAAATGGCGTTAAGAGGTAAAAATGTGAACTTTGCATCTCCATAACTCAGAAATTATATGACATGATGTCGATAAACAGCGTATTCCTCCGACTTGATCAATGTGCGGGAGGGGTGCTAGTATTGGGGAAGTTCTGCCGCCCCTGAGGAGTTCTCTGAGAGCTGTCGgttaagaaaaaatgttgtatttcaCTGTTCGTTGTCTGTTGGTATTAAACTCTTGgaatcacattttcagttttaacatGTCTGTGATTCCCAATATTGTGCTCAATGTCTGTAGCTGAAGAGTTGAATGAAGaactgctcttttttttcctcatcacaATAGAATTTGTACAGATGATTTACATTGAGTAACATGTTGAAGTTCATGCTTGATGATGCAGCAGTGCAGTCTGTGGATCCGAATATGGTAAATGCAGACGGTGTTCATTTTTCTGTTAGgttgatatatatatttgtgagatGTTTCATTTGTTGGTTTAATGGGTTTAACATACATATACCTGCCACTGTGTGAAGACCTTTGAATCTGTCTTCTCCAGGTACCAGTGAGGACTACATCCAGGTCTCCGGTACTGTCGCGCCGAGAGTCCCCTCTGCCATCACAGCCTGGCAACCAGGGCGGACAGAGGAATGCTGGCGGGTAAGTAAAGAGACCTCAGAATGTGTACGCATTTCTCctttatgtgtctgtatgtagctGCTTTTAAAGTTTTGAGGCAATTGTGCACATTTAAGCTGTTTAAAGTTGTAAAAGCTAATTATAAGAATTGGTTACTAGTGTTACTAGTGACAACACTGGTGGAAAAACAAAGCTGTAAAGTCTGTACATGTTAATTTGGTAAAAAACTAAATCACATATACTAATATACTCATACATAACTGATAGATTTAGCAAATACCACtaacaaaatgaacaattatTTAATTAGAATTCAGAGCTTTTATTAAATCATCAATAACAGGTAGACGAAAGAAAAAAGTTCAAGTTTCTGGAAGTGTGAAGAGAAACTAGTCCCTCATTTTAATGTTATGCATTTGATTAAGACTAATGTGAGATGTCAGGCATGTTATCAgaagcacaaaaaaaagcatattaacattcaattaaataaaaggGCTAATCCTACTGTGAATTATATGTGAATCATATCACTATGTGACCCCACTGAGCTTGTTCATGTGTCTTTGTTCCTTGCGGCAGTAACGTGGAGCAGCGCCCGCTGTGGGACCGAGTGGAAAAGCTGCAGCCTCGGCCAGGCAGCGGCAGCTCCTCCGGCTCTTCCAACTCCAGCTCCCAGGCCAGTTCTGGGGACCGCTTCAGGCCACGCTGTGAGTCCCCTGGTACTGTACTCGGCCACATTTCACTCACTACTAACCGCTAATGAATACATTATGAGTATTACCATATAAACATCATTCTTACTCCATACCACGGTGTATTATCTGCACATGCTCTTGCAcgttttgtgatgttttttacaGGCCGTTGAAGACCTCCTGGCGCTATTGTTTCCCCTCACTAACACTATTTCCTTTTGTTCACTCAAAGCTTCCTCCAAATCTGAAGGATCACCTCTCCAGCGGCCTGAAAACGTTcccaaaaaacaagatgaaaagaACCTCGCCAGGCCTACTCGACCGGCTGTAAGTCCACCGTTTCTAAAGCGCTGGTTAAACTTCTTTGATGCTGAATAGgtgaaaactgtttttgtttttcttccacttgtgtttttctctattttactACCACTTCACATGAATCCAATGGTTCGTGATTGTTGGGGAACCTCTTAGGGTGATGTGGTAAGCCTATTAAATGAGATTACATAATCACACCTCTGCTATGCTTGCACCATTGCCCCACTCATTGcatcagtgtttcctctgtattCATTTAGCAGCGGTGCGCGACCACAGCAGGAACATTACCACCACTGAAAGAGAGAATGTTAAATCGATATAAAGATTGTTAACTTAACGTTAAGCATTAAGCCTTAATGTTATCTAAAACTAAAGTGTAGGCCAGATGCTTTAGAAGTAGTGATTATATagcaattaaaaacatttttaacactgGAGCCTCAACTTTAAACATAACTTAGacccaaacagcagcagatatGGGACAACACTAGAATTATTGCCAAAAGCACCACCGATGTATTAAAattacagaggaaacactgttgCATTATGTGATTGAGGTTTGTCGGCCTGTCACGATAACTACTTTTGTCGGACAATATATAGTCCCAGAAATAATTGTGATAAATgatattattgtcattgtttgACCATGTTATGCCACtgatataatgataatataatagcATAATAATGCAAGTACACCCTTTCAAAGAGCAATGAACTTTCAATTCTTACAAATATGCAGACATCGGAATGGGAATGTCATCAAAATCTTTCATGCAAGCTTAGTTGGGATTGCCTGCACATGGCTCCCACCTCTGAGGTCACATGTAGACATGGAAGTGGCCAGGCAGTAATGGTGGCTTTTCTGTGGATTCAAGAGGGGGTGGTGGCCCCTGGTGCATGAGGGGGGGAagtgattgatttgatttattgattgggacagtgtgcagttttaaacacaaagatgcactgcaccggagttagctcgaagtgaatttgcatccgtagtcccccacaatcaaaatgtacaacagcacaacaacaaatagtacaaagcaaacaaaaacaaaaccaaaaaaaacacacagaacacacaatagaaaatacaaagctcagtggtcacacagctgattggtctttagtacatgtttttaatctgaGGGTGGGTGCTACACTTCCATGAAAATGCCGACCCGCCATCATGGGCCAGGACAGAGTTATTTATACGGTTAATTGCATATGAGCGGCGCCGCCAGCTTGCACATTCCCCACTCGGGACATGTACTTAGCTTATGTGACATGAATAGCTTATTAGCCGCTAACGTGGAGTGTGAGATATCTGCCTGTGATGTGGAGGCCAGGGAAGAGCGGGCCTAATGCGCTGCCATACCCTTCTTTGAGTTTTAACAGCAGGATCGAAAACTGTATTTATCAAAATGCTGATACCTTCTGCAAACAACCTGctgaaacaggtagacagattATTTGGCTCTAATAGATTGTATGCTGTTTATTCTGGCATCACGTTGGCTAAAACGTCTGTGACACtcttatgtaaacaaacacgcATGCAAACACAACAGACAATATCAAGGTCAGCAGAAATGATCGAGGTCATGTCCATATATCGTACGATAAGTCGATAACATAATTATCGTGACAGGCCTAGAGGTTTGCGATAAAAGAACTTTGAGAGGATTGATGCAATAATtctttgtatttctgtcattggTAACTGTCCTCTCTGCCTGTGATGTGATTGCCTTCTGCTGGCATCTTGCCTTGTGCCTGCACAGTTCCCTCCCACTTTATTGCTTGtcatcaacaaaacacacatggcGCTAGAAGGGTTAAAACCCTCTGCAGCAGTTTCCTGAGCCTGGATTTTGAATGCAAGCACATCTGAATGCAAACACACTCCTTCTGTTTCCTTGTACTTGTCAGAATGGCTCTTAATCTCACCTGGCTTTGTTGTCAGATAAACTGTGGCCCATTTGCTTTGTTGAAAACGTCAGGGAAGTATCCCTCCTCCCTTTCTCGCTTGTCACTGACCTTACAAGACTGCATTATTAAATCTGCAAGGGAGAAGCAGAGGGCAATGTGGTTACAAGACTTGGACTCCAGAGGGTATGATATTAAGCTAGGAATCagaaaattgttattttttcaaacaatatGTTGCAAGAAGACTAACTGGAATCACAGCCCTAGTCCAACAAGGCttcaaactgacatttttcttttctttggccTTTTGTTGAGCCCAGGGCTGAGTTGCTCATGTCAACTCTGCAGCCCAGAGAGAAAGCTAATCCAAAAAAGTGGGCAAAATTTCCCACTACACATACCAAGAGATCTGAGGCTGTAGGTATAGTAAGTTGAACACAGGGGCAAGAACTGATAGATGGCTGAAAGTTTATATGAAGCGAGGAGGGATGACTTCAAGACTCAGATTGTCTAGAATATGAGAGCCTCACATTACGAAgattagttaaaaaaaaaacaactaattttgAATCTACTAAGGCGTCATTCTAGACAACATAAGTTTTGTCAAAATATCAGACTTCTAAGACTTCATCACTGTTCCTCTCAGGACCTGACAGCTCTGGCCAAGGAGCTTCGCGCAGTAGACGACGTGCGGCCTCCCCACAAGGTGACCGACTACTCCTCCTCGAGCGAGGATTCGGGCACCACTGACGAGGACGACGACGAGGAGGTGGACCAGGAGGCTGGAGAGGAGTCCACCTCAGGAGCTGAGGACTCCAGGGCTGGGTAGGTCGAACTGTAATGATGCTTTGCATTCATCTTTGTCTGTGAGACATGAAACAGGCGCTGCTCTTGAATTTTATGCTTTATTGTAGAACATAACAAGATATATTTACTTGTAATTGAAGCATGAGAGaaacattatattataaagAGAATAAACATGTATATTGACCCCAGAGGATGTGCATTTTGCATGGCTTCTCTGCATGACTGTTAACACTGGTCTGGTTACGGACATCAGATATTCCCATGGCTTCTGCAGGCGGCTGAGTAACGGGGAGACAGAGTCCGCTAAAACCATGCTGGTTGAAGACTCAGAGAGCGACCAAGCCACTACGCCCTCCAAGGATGGCACTCTGGTCATCAGACAGGTAAGTTAAAAGCATATTCTGCTCGTATATAGTTGATAGAAATgacattttcctctttctttgtcCAGTGTCTGTTTATCCACTCATTCTCCACCATTTCTATATATTATCATgccttttttatgttttttttttaaactattagTCATTGTAGACTTTCtgcttcacatttcacatctaATACGTTTGATTATAGATTGTATTTACAGTGACATGCACAGCAGTGGAGGACTTTAGGAATATCTTATATATGATGTGGGAATAAGAGGATCTTGTTGTGAGATAAAAGAGTAACTCGTAACACAGAGCTGCCAAAGGTAAACGTAcagctcctccttctctccaccTGCTTGCTCGAGCCCAAGTGTGCCTGTTCTTGCTTCCAGAGCACCGTTGACATAAAGCGGTTGGTCAATCTCTCTTCCCCGGCTGGCCCCGGTCATGGCCAAGGCCAGCCCCAACCCCCCGGCCACAGCCTCCAAGAGAAAAATGGCTTTGCCGGCCGCATACACCACCTACCAGACCTTATCCAGCAGAGCCACCActccccttcctcttcttcaaccatcccttcctcctcctcctcctcctcttcctccttcccctCATCATCTAGCCATGCCAGTCCTGCCATGTCCCCACAGAATTCCCTGGACAAGCTCACTGCCATAGAGGTATGTCACCCTCACACCACTGGGGACAAACAGCCAAGGGATGGGCTGTTGTGGAGTGTACAGGCTTAGACGTGCAGTGTGCCTCTGTGtggccttgttttttttttaaaatcttgacCACTAAAGCAAACATGCCTCCATCTCCAAGCCTGTACACACCTACAGCCCCGTCCTCGGTTGTTTTCTCCGAGCATCTCTGCACCTTATCCTGCCCCCCCCTCTGTGTCCTCCTGGCTTCACTCTGGCTCTCCTCTGCCCCCTTCTGGCTTGGCTGACACCTGGTTTGAATCTcctgaactgctgctgctgctgctgcaacccTTCCACTGCATTGCACTGTGTCACTGCTAACACTGGTGCCTCCTGGTGGTAGAACGTGGTCATGGCATGGAGGAAACTAAACTGGAGCTTCTTGGGGGTGAACTACAAACAAGCGTATCTTCGCTGCTTTGAGTAGTAGTACTAGTGTTGGGCGATAGCATGTCTGGTGTGATGGTTTTGCAGAATTTTTAAAACACCAAACACGTAAATcctatatatttttaatgttgattAGTATATATTATTTCCCCTTTTTGTAGTGTGACACATAACGTTGCAAACAAGATGCATCTTGGGTGGTGGAATAATGATCCTCTTCTGTCTGTGCTTTATTAGGAGcagctttttcttttaacaCTTCACAGCAACCAGATCATTTCTCATTTCCCTCAACACATTTCTTTCCCTGTCACACATGTTGTTTTCCTCTCTTACATTTCTGTCCACGCCAGCTTCAAAAAGAACTAACTGCACGccatcttttcatttgatttgttatTAACTCGAATGTCAGTGGAAACTATGTGTTCCCAATTTCCTGTGTCATAAAAATTGCAGTATGTCATTGTTTTAGCCAGTATGATTGAATACAGTTCAGATGAATGCTGCTGTTTATGATCCCCCAGAGGGAGAACTGTAACTCATATGCTCAAAACTGAGGGCGTGTTTTGCTAATGTAGATTAAATCAACAGCTCTAAATTATAGTCAGTTTTTTTAAGTCAGCACTGGTATAACAAATCTTTATGTCATGGTTTGGACCACAGTTCTAATTTCTGAGTTAGATCTGCTGTTCACTATCTGTGTTACAGTTTTGTTGTCTCTTCGCTCCATTTTGAATAGGAATACTGTTAAATCCAGTCGTCTAGACAAAAAGTGAATGGGTGCTTTTTAAGTACAAGttgttttctaaatgtttttaatctttgtCAGACCCAGTCAGAAAGCAACTCCATGTCCAAACACaagtcttcctcttccttcacTCCCTTCATCGACCCACGCCTTCTCCAGATCTCTCCATCCAGCGGCAGCTCCCTCAACAACATGGGTAGGTCAACAACTAACTGACCGTTTGAAGCgtcctcagtttttttttccacaatagCTTCTCCCCCACacattttttgaacatttttcccATGAAATTATGTTGAACGATCTGAGCTGAGGATTCGGGCAGTTCAAACTATCATGTTGCCTaatggattatataactccCACATCATTGCTGGTCATTCGTTGACATGCATGAGCTGTCTACATCAAACTGAAACCTGTActttctttatcctttctgttttgttgcactgctgtgggctgggaggaacagcagtttgttttttttgtgtatgcaaatacacaagaaaatgacaaactaaatcttgaatgaGTCAAGTTGTACGTTGTACATTATAGTCTTATACTGGCAAATATTGGCAGCATAATCCCACATACATGATGTCAATAAACTGAATGAGTATTTATGAAGataaacagagacacacacacacacacacacacagcaccatTTCTTCAGATCAGGCACCAGGTTTCTCATTGATAAGTTAAGTAATTTGTGGCATTCAGTCTGACTTGTTCTATCTCTGTGCCCCCTCCAGCAGGATTTGGGCAGGACGGACGGCTGGCGGACCCGCTGAGGTCTGACCCATCCCGTAAAGGTTCAGTTGTCAACGTCAACCCAGTCAACACACGCCCGCCGAGCGACACGCCAGAGATTCGCAAGTACAAGAAGAGGTTCAACTCTGAGATCCTGTGTGCTGCACTCTGGGgtaagtgtgtcttaaaaaaaataaccatgTGATGTGGTAGTGTACTACATACAAACCCTGGTAGGGAATCATAGTCTTGCTCAGATACACAGCAGTAGGAGCTCTACTTATCTGTgttcatttgtatgtttttgtacatGATCTCTCCAGGAGTGAACCTGCTGGTGGGGACAGAGAGTGGTCTGATGCTGCTGGACCGGAGCGGTCAGGGGAAGGTCTACCCCCTGATCAACAGACGACGCATCCAGCAGATGGACGTCCTGGAGGGACTCAATGTCCTGGTCACCATATCAGGTAAATGCTACTTCGCACAGATATTGAGTTTTGTCCTTAACTATGAAGGGATTCATTTTTATGCCTCCACGCTGGCAACAGCCGTGGctggaggcattatgtttttatGTCGTCCGTCCATCCGTCCCATTCTCATGATGCAATATCTCAGGAATGCCTGGAGGGAACTTCTttaaatttggcacaaacgtccacttggactcaaggatgaaatGATTAGAATTTGGTAGTCAAAGGTCTAcgtcactgtgacctcacaaaacaagttttcagccataactcaagaattcatatgctaattatgacaaagtttcacacaaatgtcttaTAGGATAagatgatgaagtgatgacattttatatccaaaaggcCAAAGGTCAAcgtcactgtgacatcataatgttctgcaaatcGTTTTTCTAGCCATTATTCAACGCCATAGCTCAGGAACAGAaagggagattgtgaccatatcTCACATTTGATCaggatactgaattggtgacactaatttTGGGTACTCACcttgaaaatgtgatgattgtaaagatcttctgtgctgccgggttgaagatgtgtgtgtgtgtgaagcattgacattttagaatttgtagcttctttgctgCAACATTCATATCTGAAGCATTGTCTACTGTCGTGGCTACAGCTTTGGctaaaaacatttgaacacatacaaagaaaatacactTCATACCTTTTTATTATATTCCTTCAAAGTTTGAAATATTATctgagtctggacagacatggatgtaaactgcaacttgacaaATTGTAGGAGACATACAACCGTGAGGTGATATTTACATAGTTAATCTAGAAGTAACAAAGgtttggatggatggatgggtgagAGGATTAATTGACAGATTTTATTCATTAGACTGTTGAGCGTTGTAATTTCTATCTATTCAGTCTAAGTCATCTTtcaaaatggacaaaaatggATAATTATTGTCTTTGTATTATGACAAAACTCTTATTCTTTCAGTTTAAATGCCAGACCACTGTGTATAATTTGCTGCTACAAAGCTGTGAaaccatgtttttgtttttttaaagattgtaAAACAGTTCCCTCTCTCCAACTCCTGCAGGCAAGAAAAACAAGCTGCGGGTGTATTACCTATCGTGGCTCAGAAACAAGATTTTGCACAACGACCCTGAGGTTGAGAAGAAGCAGGGTTGGGTCAATGTTGGTGACCTGGAGGGCTGCGTCCACTACAAAGTCGGTACGTTTCATATACCTTAACCGTCAAAGATTCCTGAACCTCAAATGAATAATACACACAAAGAGAGGGTTCAACTTGACCAAGATTTGTTAATAAGCCCTACTTTAAGCAACTCACTATTGACTAACTTCTATTCATTCCAGTGAAATATGAGAGGATCAAGTTCTTGGTGCTGGCCTTGAAGAACGCTGTGGAGGTGTACGCCTGGGCACCTAAACCCTACCACAAATTCATGGCCTTTAAGGTAAGCATGGTCCCAGGGCAGATCTAGATCTCTAGTTTTTCCACCTGTAAGTTGTGACTTCACAACTAACTTGTTTATTCATGGTTGGTTTCAGTCTTTTGGTGACCTGGTGCACAGGCCTCTGCTGGTTGACCTGACTGTGGAGGAAGGTCAGAGGTTAAAGGTCATCTACGGCTCCTGCTCAGGCTTCCATGCTGTGGATGTGGACTCCGGTGCCGTCTACGACATCTACCTGCCCACACATGTACGTACTCAGCACAGAGTCTGAtcctctcttgtttttctcctcctgtgttTCATGCTCTTCACTCTCTtgacttttctgtgtttttccacCCTCAGATCCAGACCAGCATTCAGTGCCACGCCATCATCATCTTACCCAACACTGACGGCATAGAGTTGCTGGTGTGTTACGAAGACGAGGGCGTCTACGTCAACACCTATGGACGCATCACCAAGGATGTGGTGCTGCAGTGGGGAGAAATGCCAACTTCAGTGGGTAAGTTTTTCAAAAACGAGACGGTCCAACTTATTCCAGTGTGGGCAGCAAATGTAACACATAACACATATTTTGTAATGAATCTGTGCAGCCCGAGTCATATAATCTtttatctctctgtgtttttgtagcCTACATTAGGTCGAACCAGATCATGGGCTGGGGTGAAAAGGCCATAGAGATCCGCTCAGTGGAGACGGGTCACCTGGACGGTGTCTTCATGCATAAGAGAGCCCAGAGACTCAAGTTCCTCTGTGAGAGGAATGACAAGGTGAGAACTTTATCTCTGTCTTctggtttttctttctttctgtcctttttttctttttctttttctttctctgtatttctttctttcttccctccttccttctaTCTCTTTACTTTCAATCTATGTAAGAACAAAGGCTGGAATTAATGACGTTAACACCATAAAATTGAATTtgatgaaactgaaaatgttctgGAGATCGTCAGCATATGTTGTCATGATATTCCATTGATAATTTTGCAGCATTTGCATTTGATTCACTGGACATTTGAGCAGAAACTCCTGTAAATACCAGTTAGCAGAATTTGTCTCTATTTCTGTGTTCTCAGGGCAGCTTAAGACGACGTGCAGGTCACATGTTTCTGTCTGAATTgctgaatattaaaatcaaaacaaaccacACAGTCTCAATAGTTGCAGCACTTACGCAGGATGGTTGCTGTTggtaatcaata
This DNA window, taken from Thunnus albacares chromosome 24, fThuAlb1.1, whole genome shotgun sequence, encodes the following:
- the LOC122976788 gene encoding mitogen-activated protein kinase kinase kinase kinase 4-like isoform X10; protein product: MANDSPAKSLVDIDLASLRDPAGIFELVEVVGNGTYGQVYKGRHVKTGQLAAIKVMDVTEDEEEEIKLEINMLKKYSHHRNIATYYGAFIKKSPPGHDDQLWLVMEFCGAGSITDLVKNTKGNQLKEDWIAYISREILRGLAHLHAHHVIHRDIKGQNVLLTENAEVKLVDFGVSAQLDRTVGRRNTFIGTPYWMAPEVIACDENPDATYDYRSDLWSCGITAIEMAEGAPPLCDMHPMRALFLIPRNPPPRLKSKKWSKKFFSFIEGCLVKNYTQRPPTEQLLKHPFIRDQPNERQVRIQLKDHIDRTKKKRGEKDETEYEYSGSEEEEEDPPEQEGEPSSIVNVPGESTLRRDFIRLQQENKERSEALRRQQLLQEQQLREQEEYKRQLLAERQKRIEQQKEQRRRLEEQQRREREMRRQQEREQRRREQEEKRRIEEMDRRRKEEEERRRAEDEKRRNDREQEYIRRQLEEEQRHLEMLQEQLLREQAMLLEFKWRELEEQRKAERLHKRLQQEQAYLLSLQHDTKQQPGDKTKLLSDHSKPPQTSTLPPDRVLTTTPQAQVLDSAVSVARGAHESLRGLQTIPSDSTKSQAAVPEKTDSDETCTSQLSDSPSPSPPQTETPTDSKPPQAEHLEPDRPAEPVSHPPQPIREADERYRKNIQGSPQTAPPPKQPPLPPRSSEPFSNGGSSEASAMHRPMEPQVQWSHLAALKSSNSAAPSPPPPPVVSRSQSFSEPGGVTSSFAQLHLRSQDPHHHHHHHHPSPARTDPQPQLPLHHPQAQPRAEHQASSEEVPPKVPVRTTSRSPVLSRRESPLPSQPGNQGGQRNAGGNVEQRPLWDRVEKLQPRPGSGSSSGSSNSSSQASSGDRFRPRSSSKSEGSPLQRPENVPKKQDEKNLARPTRPAGDVDLTALAKELRAVDDVRPPHKVTDYSSSSEDSGTTDEDDDEEVDQEAGEESTSGAEDSRAGRLSNGETESAKTMLVEDSESDQATTPSKDGTLVIRQSTVDIKRLVNLSSPAGPGHGQGQPQPPGHSLQEKNGFAGRIHHLPDLIQQSHHSPSSSSTIPSSSSSSSSSFPSSSSHASPAMSPQNSLDKLTAIETQSESNSMSKHKSSSSFTPFIDPRLLQISPSSGSSLNNMAGFGQDGRLADPLRSDPSRKGSVVNVNPVNTRPPSDTPEIRKYKKRFNSEILCAALWGVNLLVGTESGLMLLDRSGQGKVYPLINRRRIQQMDVLEGLNVLVTISGKKNKLRVYYLSWLRNKILHNDPEVEKKQGWVNVGDLEGCVHYKVVKYERIKFLVLALKNAVEVYAWAPKPYHKFMAFKSFGDLVHRPLLVDLTVEEGQRLKVIYGSCSGFHAVDVDSGAVYDIYLPTHIQTSIQCHAIIILPNTDGIELLVCYEDEGVYVNTYGRITKDVVLQWGEMPTSVAYIRSNQIMGWGEKAIEIRSVETGHLDGVFMHKRAQRLKFLCERNDKVFFASVRPGGASQVYFMTLGRTSLMSW